From a single Apium graveolens cultivar Ventura chromosome 2, ASM990537v1, whole genome shotgun sequence genomic region:
- the LOC141708105 gene encoding uncharacterized protein LOC141708105, with product MASISSLQAIFSTDSAKQCGCFGSRSTFLGSNVSLSRNRIDNKKKNRSLTVVAAVGDVSADGTVYLIAGAAAVALLGTAFPILFSRKDLCPECDGAGFVRKGGAALRANAARKDQPQIVCANCNGLGKINQVDK from the exons ATGGCATCAATATCTTCTCTACAAGCTATCTTTTCTACAGATTCAGCTAAGCAATGTGGATGTTTTGGTAGTCGATCAACATTTCTGGGCTCGAATGTATCTTTATCTCGGAACAGAATTGACAACAAGAAGAAGAATAGATCATTAACAGTTGTTGCTGCGGTTGGAGACGTGTCGGCTGATGGCACTGTATATCTCATTGCTGGTGCTGCTGCTGTGGCATTGCTAGGAACCGCTTTCCCCATTTTGTTCTCGCGCAAAGACCT GTGCCCTGAATGCGATGGTGCTGGCTTTGTACGGAAAGGAGGGGCTGCACTGAGGGCTAATGCTGCCCGGAAGGATCAACCTCAGATTGTATGTGCTAATTGCAATGGTCTTGGCAAGATTAACCAAGTTGATAAATAG